A region from the Vicia villosa cultivar HV-30 ecotype Madison, WI linkage group LG3, Vvil1.0, whole genome shotgun sequence genome encodes:
- the LOC131661944 gene encoding 3beta,22alpha-dihydroxysteroid 3-dehydrogenase-like, translating to MAYLLFFFIFFIFLYLLRKLRYGRLRLPPGSLGLPFIGETLQMISAYKTDNPEPFLDQRVSRYGSVFTSHVFGEPTVFSTDPETNRFILTNEKVFECSYPGSISNLLGKHSLLLMKGSLHKKMHSLTMSFANSSIIKDHLLCDIDRLIRLNMDSWSDRVLLMEEAKKITFELTVKQLMSFDPDEWTESLRKEYMLVIEGFFTIPFPLLSPTYRRAIKARTKVAEALTVVVRNRRKEFETEKEKKNDMLGALLASGEQFSDEEIVDFMLALLVAGYETTSTIMTLAIKFLSETPLALAQLKEEHEQIRARSEPGAALEWTDYKSMAFSQCVVNETLRVANIIGAIFRRTITDIDIKGYTIPKGWTVIASFRAVHLNLEYFKDARTFNPWRWQSNNNSEAVATPGNVFTPFGGGPRLCPGYELARVVLSVFLHRFVTRFSWVPAEEDKLVFFPTTRTQKRYPIILKRREESRSKMGNGNTEETDRKKES from the exons ATGGCttatttactcttcttcttcatcttcttcatctttctctACCTTCTCAGAAAACTCCGTTACGGTAGACTCCGGCTGCCGCCGGGGAGTCTCGGCTTACCGTTCATCGGAGAAACGTTACAGATGATATCAGCCTACAAGACTGATAATCCAGAGCCTTTTCTCGACCAGCGAGTCAGCCGGTATGGTTCAGTCTTCACCAGCCATGTTTTTGGTGAACCGACGGTTTTCTCGACTGATCCGGAAACGAACCGGTTCATTCTCACGAACGAGAAGGTTTTTGAATGTAGCTACCCCGGTTCGATATCGAACCTTCTTGGAAAACACTCGCTGCTTCTCATGAAAGGCTCTCTTCACAAGAAAATGCATTCTCTTACCATGAGTTTTGCTAATTCGTCCATCATTAAAGATCATCTTCTTTGTGATATAGACCGGCTCATCCGGCTCAATATGGATTCTTGGTCCGACCGGGTTCTTCTCATGGAGGAAGCTAAGAAG ATAACATTTGAGTTGACAGTGAAACAGTTGATGAGTTTTGATCCAGATGAATGGACAGAGAGTTTAAGGAAAGAGTACATGCTTGTAATTGAAGGCTTTTTCACTATTCCTTTTCCTCTTCTCTCTCCCACCTACCGCAGAGCAATCAAGGCAAGAACCAAGGTGGCAGAGGCACTGACAGTAGTTGTGAGGAATAGGAGAAAAGAGTTTGAGacagagaaagagaaaaagaatgacATGCTTGGAGCATTGTTGGCATCAGGTGAACAATTCTCAGACGAGGAAATTGTTGATTTCATGTTGGCTTTGCTTGTAGCTGGATATGAAACTACTTCTACTATAATGACTCTTGCCATCAAGTTTCTCAGTGAGACTCCTTTAGCATTGGCACAGCTCAAG GAAGAGCATGAACAAATCAGAGCAAGGAGTGAGCCAGGGGCAGCACTGGAATGGACAGATTACAAATCAATGGCATTTTCTCAATGT GTTGTGAATGAGACCTTAAGGGTGGCAAACATCATCGGTGCGATATTTAGGAGAACAATAACAGATATCGACATAAAAG GTTACACTATTCCAAAGGGATGGACCGTGATTGCATCGTTTCGTGCTGTGCATTTGAATCTTGAATATTTCAAAGATGCTCGCACCTTCAATCCATGGAGATGGCAG AGTAACAATAACTCAGAAGCTGTAGCAACCCCTGGAAATGTATTTACACCATTTGGAGGAGGACCAAGGTTGTGCCCTGGCTATGAACTTGCCAGAGTTGTTCTTTCTGTCTTCCTTCACCGCTTTGTCACTCGCTTCAG TTGGGTTCCTGCTGAAGAAGATAAGTTGGTGTTTTTCCCAACTACTAGGACACAGAAGAGGTATCCTATTATATTGAAGCGGAGAGAAGAATCAAGATCAAAAATGGGAAATGGGAACACAGAAGAAACAGACAGGAAAAAAGAGAGCTGA
- the LOC131661945 gene encoding nuclear pore complex protein NUP88 yields MRMTVEPSYSPSTTPKEELEWLPLPNHPLFTTTTASHDATGNVSRNLLAWDGANRLYFWDSHNNCLHRLSLRLGDPDPTSVLAASPSKVLQTDVVLDFDVHKISINRNGTAILLFGSERLCVMYLYGRTSKKDVNLICRTIAVGSQTDSLGNNDIRVLEASWHPYSDTHLGILSSDSVFRLFNLAVDPLQPEQEYYLQPAGHGRSRNASSLCPVGFSFGGDHLWDRFSVFVAFSDGSIYVICPVVPFGSLFKCESLLDIYNDAHTFGLMSANSVAASNSKLAISWLEATFPELQNQETEGDNLSLLRSHAYVVFDASLVLQGPLQRVGQSGNGDSVGRSAECEGRAVSFLYNSVSKDSILVTAWSGGQLQIDALADEIQPVWSIGSPPRLRLGSHDEILGLAMICESTASSPPEKLDHNNAWLGNPSPLLRLVIVDLALPRRAERGYNISLFIDTLMPERIYSLHDGGIDSIVLHCLPFTSQANGKDDTMRTPSVHPVLNTCQSGSASEPSLCGFVSLSDSFGYSWSVAVTLSRECVVLEMKTWNLLPQLSIDMEKKHIQSVGQSNERDIQPIISKELLSGPKEVLVPWASQSLRSVAADSIEGRSTLHQYFKLFHETYVEYAHKVHLELKHHAPQLKKIINDQRSRLGDAQQKLLKVEDKENKLQKRIDRAIQMHNSLEERLQHLRNLPGAHKKPLSRAERQFKSELDHFKEVELDALHSSVEAVSARLRRHMQASKASPQKKISGKKAGDDQISILKSSLEKLSLVNTENSKKVKIVESTLSNKERNSGESSLPMLKNC; encoded by the exons ATGAGGATGACAGTGGAGCCAAGCTACTCTCCAAGTACAACTCCCAAAGAAGAACTTGAATGGCTCCCTCTACCAAACCACCCTCTCTTCACCACCACCACCGCCTCTCACGACGCCACCGGCAACGTTTCCCGAAACCTTCTAGCTTGGGACGGAGCCAACCGTCTCTATTTCTGGGACTCACATAATAACTGCCTTCATCGTTTGTCTCTTCGCCTCGGTGATCCTGATCCTACTTCCGTTCTCGCCGCTTCTCCCTCTAAG GTGTTGCAAACAGATGTTGTGCTTGACTTTGATGTGCACAAAATCTCCATCAATAGGAATGGAACAGCGATACTTCTTTTTGGCTCTGAAAGACTCTGTGTTATGTATCTCTATGGACGCACATCCAAGAAGGATGTAAATTTGATTTGCAG gaccATTGCTGTTGGCTCTCAGACAGATTCCCTAGGAAACAATGATATTCGTGTATTGGAAGCATCATGGCACCCTTACAGTGATACTCATTTGGGAATCCTTTCTTCTGACTCAGTTTTTAG GCTTTTTAATCTGGCTGTGGATCCTTTGCAACCAGAGCAAGAATATTATTTACAGCCTGCAGGGCATGGTAGATCCAGAAATGCCTCATCATTGTGTCCAGTCGGTTTTTCTTTTGGGGGAGACCATTTGTGGGACAGGTTTAGT GTTTTTGTTGCATTCAGTGATGGGTCTATATATGTAATTTGCCCTGTTGTTCCATTTGGAAG TCTATTCAAATGTGAATCTTTATTAGACATATACAATGACGCTCATACATTTGGGCTAATGTCAGCCAACTCTGTAGCGGCTAGTAATTCAAAGTTGGCAATCTCCTGGCTAGAAGCAACATTTCCTGAGTTACAGAACCAAGAAACTGAAGGAGACAACTTGTCTTTGCTAAGATCTCATGCTTATGTAGTATTTGATGCATCTCTAGTCTTGCAG ggaCCTCTGCAAAGAGTAGGTCAGAGTGGAAACGGAGATTCAGTTGGTCGCAGTGCTGAATGTGAGGGTCGTGCAGTTAGTTTTCTCTACAATTCAGTTAGCAAAGACTCTATCTTGGTTACTGCCTGGAGTGGGGGGCAATTACAGATAGATGCTCTAGCTGATGAGATCCAACCTGTCTGGAGTATTGGTAGTCCACCTCGTCTTCGTCTTGGCTCCCATGACGAAATACTTGGCCTTGCTATGATTTGTGAGTCAACTGCCAGCAGTCCCCCGGAGAAGCTTGATCATAATAATGCCTGGTTGGGTAATCCATCCCCTCTGCTGAGACTGGTTATTGTTGATTTGGCTCTGCCACGAAGAGCAGAAAGGGGTTATAATATTTCATTGTTCATTGATACCCTTATGCCAGAGAGAATATATTCCCTTCATGATGGAGGGATTGACTCAATAGTGTTGCATTGTCTTCCATTCACAAGTCAGGCAAATGGAAAGGATGATACAATGAGGACACCTTCTGTACATCCTGTTCTTAATACATGCCAGAGTGGATCTGCTTCAGAGCCTTCACTTTGTGGTTTTGTGTCATTGTCCGATTCATTTGGATATTCCTGGAGTGTGGCTGTTACTCTTTCTCGAGAATGTGTTGTGCTTGAGATGAAAACTTGGAACCTTTTGCCTCAATTAAGCATCGATATGGAGAAGAAGCACATTCAATCAGTGGGGCAATCAAATGAGAGAGATATTCAACCAATAATTAGCAAAGAACTGCTTAGTGGGCCCAAGGAGGTACTTGTTCCTTGGGCCTCTCAAAGTTTACGCTCAGTTGCAGCTGATTCAATTGAAGGCCGGTCAACATTGCATCAGTATTTCAAGCTATTTCATGAAACTTATGTGGAATATGCTCACAAG GTGCACCTGGAACTCAAGCATCATGCACCTCAGTTGAAGAAAATCATTAATGACCAACGTTCTCGATTAGGTGATGCACAGCAGAAACTTTTGAAAGTTGAAGATAAAGAGAATAAATTACAGAAAAGAATTGATCGTGCAATTCAAATGCACAATTCTTTGGAAGAGCGCTTACAACATTTAAGGAACCTACCTGGTGCTCACAAAAAACCACTGTCTAGAGCAGAGCGACAGTTTAAGTCTGAACTTG ATCACTTCAAGGAAGTTGAGTTGGATGCATTGCATTCTTCTGTTGAAGCGGTAAGTGCCAGATTGAGAAGGCACATGCAAGCTTCGAAAGCTAGTCCACAGAAGAAAATATCAGGGAAGAAAGCTGGAGATGATCAGATATCAATACTCAAATCATCACTTGAAAAACTTTCACTTGTAAATACTGAAAATTCAAAGAAAGTTAAGATTGTTGAATCCACGTTGAGTAACAAAGAAAGAAACAGCGGAGAATCAAGTCTGCCTATGCTTAAAAACTGTTAG
- the LOC131661946 gene encoding uncharacterized protein LOC131661946, producing the protein MRIGTKLVLFKGAAEMGFLSKEEKSKRILRVVKTLFFLITMILSLLLFSAPVLLVIADALLPSALLSTLSVSPLSLSTLSSHFNNYDFRYSLIDIPLLSIIRSFIIFCVYSLCDGPRLSRSRGPYLGITTLCSVLSLLFVSFKAVYVFGHGSGGYVGGSEIALFLCSCVLAVGHVVVAYRTSCRERRKLLVYKIDIEAISACTNGYQRYPKILQEVRTK; encoded by the exons ATGAGAATTGGAACCAAATTGGTCTTATTCAAAGGTGCTGCTGAAATGGGTTTTTTATCTAAAGAAGAGAAATCCAAGAGAATACTAAGGGTCGTAAAAACTCTGTTTTTCTTAATTACTAtgattctttctcttcttcttttctctGCTCCTGTTCTATTAGTCATCGCTGATGCACTTCTTCCTTCCGCTCTTCTCTCTACACTCTCCGTTTCGCCTCTTTCGTTATCGACTCTCTCTTCTCATTTCAACAACTACGATTTTCGTTACTCTCTCATCGATATTCCACTCCTCTCAATAATCAGATCCTTTATAATCTTCT gtgTTTATAGTTTATGTGATGGGCCGAGACTTTCGAGATCACGAGGACCGTATTTGGGGATTACTACGTTGTGTTCTGTTTTGTCTCTGTTGTTTGTTTCGTTTAAGGCTGTTTATGTTTTTGGACATGGAAGTGGTGGCTATGTTGGAGGATCGGAAATTGCTTTGTTTTTGTGTTCTTGTGTGTTGGCTGTGGGACATGTTGTGGTTGCTTATAGAACAAGTTGTAGAGAGAGAAGAAAGCTTTTGGTTTACAAGATTGACATTGAAGCT ATTTCAGCTTGTACAAATGGGTATCAGAGGTATCCAAAGATTCTTCAAGAAGTGAGAACCAAATGA